The Eublepharis macularius isolate TG4126 chromosome 3, MPM_Emac_v1.0, whole genome shotgun sequence genome has a window encoding:
- the LOC129326096 gene encoding claudin-8-like, with the protein MAAAALQITGLILGGIGVVGTFAITGMPQWRVTAFIENNIVVFETIWEGLWMDCIRQADIRMQCKVYDSLLALSPDLQASRGLMCAASALAFLAFAIAVLGMKCTQCTGNDDRIKGYILLAGGIVFIVAGLIVFIPVSWVAHNIIRDFYNPVVTVAQKRELGEALYIGWTSAFCLVAGGAILCCFCRCNEKSGTYRYSVPSQPTAYRSHHVQRRSDSAYSKSQYV; encoded by the coding sequence atggctgctgctgctctgcagaTCACTGGACTGATCCTTGGAGGCATTGGTGTGGTTGGGACTTTTGCCATTACTGGCATGCCACAGTGGCGTGTAACCGCTTTCATTGAAAACAACATTGTGGTTTTTGAAACTATCTGGGAAGGTCTCTGGATGGACTGCATAAGGCAAGCAGACATCAGGATGCAATGCAAAGTCTATGACTCCCTCTTGGCACTGTCTCCTGACCTGCAGGCTTCCCGAGGCCTGATGTGTGCGGCTTCAGCCCTGGCATTCCTTGCATTTGCAATAGCCGTTCTTGGCATGAAATGTACACAGTGTACAGGAAACGATGACCGAATAAAGGGCTACATTTTGCTAGCAGGTGGCATTGTTTTCATCGTCGCTGGTCTCATTGTGTTCATCCCAGTGTCCTGGGTTGCCCATAACATCATTCGAGACTTCTACAATCCGGTTGTTACAGTAGCTCAGAAGCGAGAGCTTGGGGAGGCTCTTTACATTGGTTGGACATCTGCCTTTTGTCTTGTCGCTGGAGGAGCCATTCTTTGTTGCTTCTGTCGTTGTAATGAAAAAAGTGGAACATACCGATACTCAGTGCCTTCGCAACCAACAGCTTACCGCAGCCATCATGTGCAAAGAAGATCTGACAGTGCATATTCTAAAAGTCAGTATGTTTAG